A stretch of DNA from Blastocatellia bacterium:
GACGACACGCCATTATTGCGGATGTTGAATCGTCATGATGCGCGGCTCACTGATTTACACGCTTTCGTTCGGGAAGAGAATCTCGTCATCTCGCTCTGCAGTGATCCGACTATTCCGCCAAGCGCCGCCAGCTATCGGTTTCCTTCCGACGTGACCTTCGATATCCACGTTGACTACGATTCTGAGGTCAGCCCAGAAGACCCCGACCTCCTGGGAGGCACGATTCTGAACCCAGCCGGGATTCGGGAAGACATCACCTATCGCATCCGCTTCAATCCTGATCAGTCGGCCTCGATCGAGTATCGTCGGAGCGATGGACAGTATGATGGTATCTGGCTCACGGGTTTCTATGCCGGTTTGCGCGATGATCCGTTCATTCGCGGGCCACGCATCGGACGTAATATCGCAGCGATTGTAATCCAGGTGCCGCTGGCCTCTGTCCTTAAGAATCAAAGCACCATCCTCATCTGGGCTACTTCAAAGGTGGAGACCATAGAAGGGCCATT
This window harbors:
- a CDS encoding DUF4331 family protein → MKRLVVMFLSFSVLCAMPLSWPASASDHDDTPLLRMLNRHDARLTDLHAFVREENLVISLCSDPTIPPSAASYRFPSDVTFDIHVDYDSEVSPEDPDLLGGTILNPAGIREDITYRIRFNPDQSASIEYRRSDGQYDGIWLTGFYAGLRDDPFIRGPRIGRNIAAIVIQVPLASVLKNQSTILIWATSKVETIEGPFHDLAGRSLRSQEPEFLALNTLHPSEHLARTGLKPDVMIYDTSKPAAFPNGRALTDDVVDLTAVPRIVASDAPFPSANDLPFLETFPYLAPPHPPR